The Etheostoma cragini isolate CJK2018 chromosome 5, CSU_Ecrag_1.0, whole genome shotgun sequence genome contains a region encoding:
- the ndc80 gene encoding kinetochore protein NDC80 homolog: MERGRMSRATLASSRSSDLPMRVQDSNRMSMAYTTPKSNMKQPSFGKLNIPKPQSVNSERRTSFFGARTSGASMPRNSTMSGFGGTDKIKDTRPLHDKSYVQQCIRQLHEFLTEHGYPGILSAKTLQSPSTKEFVKVFEFVYRQLDPTFEMPNLKVEEEVPAMLKALRYPFVLSKSSMYSVGAPHTWPQALGALMWLIEQVKSNWCLSKQGLLFSDFCEDTDIEEGAEYNQLLLDYKAETYSRFMQGEDTFDDVDELFFNKLKKLYNVDEALLASMEEKYRILSDEVEQLEKESRTDRLMTKREERMQLQADLKKLQSFKSSLDSHKANLENRDSELRDELETTGSQLETLKHQQNKLQHLLQNQKFTPADVERINREKRELQQTISSLSKSLEEAEQHKWNEEIALAKLNEKAGLKVAEYNKLARKLKLIPLSAENAGGHDFEIRPCEYGPGSTVQNKTQRQMLLRKLVSDVEEENSRLANMKLSLEESCEQVNSNILDKSNDLKHLREQIRKLDELLDFNMQELAKEEQEWLAEEESVENHRKLLEKKVNFGYDEAVQQLKAAQQQYHLVLQETNEERRTVANNLASIFTTATNHLSITEKCLEDLHVRVKRICSKAVEEDESAIEKLRETLKNFRSKANSF, translated from the exons ATGGAGCG TGGAAGGATGAGTCGTGCAACGTTAGCAAGCAGCAGATCATCGGACCTGCCTATGCGCGTTCAAGACAGCAACAGGATGAGTATGGCGTATACCACGCCCAAAAG taacatgaaacagcctTCCTTTGGAAAGCTTAACATACCCAAACCACAGTCTGTGAACTCCGAAAGGCGGACCAGCTTCTTTGGTGCACG GACTAGCGGAGCCAGCATGCCTCGCAACAGCACCATGTCAGGGTTTGGAGGAACCGATAAGATCAAAGACACCAGACCTCTGCATGATAAATCCTACGTTCAGCAATGTATCAGACAGCTGCACGAG TTCTTGACGGAGCACGGTTACCCTGGCATTCTGTCAGCCAAGACCCTCCAGTCTCCCTCTACCAAGGAGTTTGTGAAGGTGTTTGAGTTTGTCTACCGCCAGCTAGACCCAACCTTTGAGATGCCAAATCTAAAAGTTGAGGAGGAGGTTCCAGCTATGCTTAAAGCCCTCAG GTATCCATTTGTCCTCTCCAAGTCTTCAATGTATTCGGTTGGAGCTCCTCACACCTGGCCTCAGGCCCTTGGAGCTCTCATGTGGCTTATTGAGCAAGTTAAG AGCAACTGGTGTTTGAGTAAGCAGGGGCTGCTATTCAGTGACTTCTGTGAAGACACTGATATCGAGGAAGGGGCTGAGTATAACCAG CTCCTCTTGGACTACAAAGCTGAGACTTACTCCAGGTTTATGCAGGGTGAAGACACATTTGACGATGTGGATGAATTATTCTTCAATAAACTAA agAAACTTTACAACGTTGACGAAGCCTTGCTGGCCTCGATGGAGGAGAAGTACAGAATACTCAGCGATGAGGTTGAACAACTGGAGAAGGAGAGCCGGACG GACCGTCTAATGACCAAGAGGGAGGAAAGGATGCAGCTGCAGGCAGATCTCAAGAAACTCCAGAGTTTTAAAAGCAGCCTGGATTCCCATAAAGCCAACCTGGAGAACAGAGATTCAGAACTGAGGGATGAGCTGGAGACCACGG GCAGTCAACTGGAGACTCTAAAACATCAGCAAAATAAACTTCAACACCTCCTGCAGAACCAGAAGTTTACTCCAGCTGATGTTGAGAGGATCAACCGAGAGAAGAGAGAACTCCAACAGACCATCTCCAGTCTCAGCAAGTCTCTTGAAGAGGCTGAACAGCACAAGTGGAATGAGGAGATCGCTCTGGCcaaattgaatgagaag GCAGGGTTGAAGGTAGCGGAGTACAACAAGCTGGCCCGTAAACTGAAGCTGATACCACTGTCTGCAGAGAACGCCGGCGGTCATGACTTTGAGATCAGGCCGTGTGAATATGGACCCGGCAGCACGGTTCAGAATAAAACCCAGAGACAG ATGCTCTTGAGAAAGCTGGTCAGTGACGTGGAGGAGGAGAACAGTCGATTGGCCAACATGAAACTCAGTCTGGAGGAGTCTTGTGAACAG GTGAATTCTAACATCTTGGACAAGTCCAATGACCTGAAGCACCTGAGGGAGCAGATTCGCAAGCTGGATGAACTATTGGATTTTAACATGCAG GAGCTGGCCAAAGAGGAACAGGAATGGTTAGCAGAGGAGGAGTCAGTGGAGAACCATCGTAAGCTTCTCGAGAAGAAGGTTAATTTTGGATACGATGAGGCTGTGCAACAACTGAAGGCAGCACAACAACA GTACCACCTAGTGCTGCAGGAGACCAATGAGGAGAGACGAACAGTAGCCAACAACCTTGCGTCTATATTTACCACAGCTACTAACCACTTATCAATCACAGAG AAGTGCCTGGAGGATCTGCACGTCAGAGTGAAGCGGATCTGCTCCAAGGCTGTGGAAGAGGATGAATCTGCTATAGAGAAGCTGCGGGAAACTTTGAAGAACTTCAGGTCCAAGGCAAACAGTTTCTAA